From Osmerus mordax isolate fOsmMor3 chromosome 7, fOsmMor3.pri, whole genome shotgun sequence:
tctgaaaatgaagataaaaataaataaatcattaatTAAAATAATCATTCAATTCAGCATGTTACAATTACTCATATGGTAaatgacagtaaacaaaaacgTCTTGATCGTTTACTACTTTTTAACTTGTAATTTAGGGAAAAAAGTTGAGTGACTAACTAGTAGCTGTGGTTGCAAGGGCATGACCCCAGTAATAGGATTAACTTACAAAAGGATAGCTCTCAGTTGGTGGACCCTTATTTAATAAACGTTCGAGGCCCAGTTTCCCCAGACATGGATTTAGCCTAGTCCTAgactaaaaacattttcaatggGAATCTTCATTGAAATGTtctcttactttaggactagACTTAATCCATGTCAGGGAAACTGGCCTGAATGTTTACATGCACAACATTTGGTCATTCGGAATAAGTTAATTCTGAATGGACATTCCCAACCAAGTGTCTGCACATTCTTAAAGTTTGTGGCTATCACTTTACATGTAATCATATTACCTCAATAAAGTATTCAGCAGGAACAGAAAAGGTTACTTACTTTCATCATCACTATCTGCAGACTCATCCTAAACATGAAATCAAGAAAAGCATTTAGTGAAACATTGTCATTTGTGAATGATAACTCATGAAAAAAGGTATAAAacattttttcaaaactttcttACATCAGCTCCATCTAAATCAGGTaggtcatcctcccctcccatgGTATTCATCATCTGAAACAGATCGTCAAAATGTCGTTATAAGAGCAACAGTTTGCAATTTTTAGCagttttaagcccctttttcatGTAACAACCGAATGTAAGGTCTTAGAATAAACCATGGGCCTTTTGTGTTCTGAAAAGAGCGCTAAAGCTCTGGACactcaaatgtgtttttatggCCATCAGCTGACATTTCCCACAGGTGCAAAGTCAGAGAGAATTGTGTGTCAGCTTTATTTGTTCTGAACCTGTATGACCAACGAAGACTGATTATGCAAATTTATCAAACACATTAACAAGAACAGTTTCaatattgtttattttgtaAAACAAAAGATAAGCTAATAATTGTTGTAACAATATCCTGCCTACCTCTGAGAAACGGTCAAAGTTGCCAAGCTCCTCATCTGAATCATCCTCCCAGTCTTTCCAGTTGTTAAAGTCCACACTCAgccaggttacctgtggagACAATTAAGTTAGAGAGGCAGCACAAGTTGTTTTTGGTAGGATTTCAACTACAAGAAAACAGAAATGACCTTAGCTTTATCCTTTGTTAGCCTTGGCCACGCCTTTCCTGGATCTGCTTTTCGTAAACAGCACAACACAGATCGATCTGTCCGTTTATGTTTGGactcctgtgtgtgagagaatcacAT
This genomic window contains:
- the ptges3b gene encoding prostaglandin E synthase 3b — translated: MHPATAKWYDRRDYVFIEFCVADSRDVKVNFDKAKFGFSCFGGTDNVKHDNEVDLFEAIDQNESKHKRTDRSVLCCLRKADPGKAWPRLTKDKAKVTWLSVDFNNWKDWEDDSDEELGNFDRFSEMMNTMGGEDDLPDLDGADDESADSDDEKMPDLE